In the genome of Calliopsis andreniformis isolate RMS-2024a chromosome 10, iyCalAndr_principal, whole genome shotgun sequence, one region contains:
- the Nfat gene encoding nuclear factor of activated T cells 3 isoform X4 codes for MAPDLEKKRQELRRANSVSGEPSHERLQMLLQLRCTGNALIEPYRHGSNAGGRSSAVTGSVQRSTVTSSNRAHSASRRISHQQQQQQPQQKPQQQQQSRIPLVGSLRGSDDHGSRASSAQDACDNSNDSGLGFEERQQHLTNANAWNGAGEEDSKRRKMDIKLESEDANFAFPDVAHSNGAEGKTNGRSTSNGIGLTTIATARNGGGTGRVIEVARSRAMGVLAKRPTTHQGPLTLTSQLCSVSADGKVQLQIICQPEQQHRARYQTEGSRGAVKDRTGNGFPIVRLVGYDKPTTLQVFIGTDLGRVAPHMFYQACRVSGKNSTPCVERKIDGTIVIEVDMDPTKDMMVTCDCVGILKERNVDVEHRFPQEAGILQGRSKKKSTRCRMVFRTTITHPDATTETLQVCSQPIVCTQPPGIPEICKKSLTSCPCTGGLELFILGKNFLKDTRVVFQLDNDDLSSSLEPHWECAVLPDKEFLQQTHLVCVVPAYRRQDLAPSETVSVKLYAVSSGKTSEPHTFLYTAASTPPEPSVGKVEPISPPLSTTNGETTLATSPAAVSLTTGVAPNTLITQAAAGTANFLSTMQPQQQAQQNTEALKNDPSPPPVTAPSQVTPVMMWAAQSPSCQNSPPDVMMPPPAMVANPLLSRRSSSNLQLILPDNLKTEVLDENSENSMISENSMQSIPTPTANGSSGTSPLQQLVNESPREPSQTNMIRSVSVAANGSPVSEAVSLLGVVDLMRNQHSLSMVTHQNAFGGSPNGSLQGGGVVDLRMKHHQSEFGALPNFTGTPNGQPLPAQSGHSVEKYLNHIESKEPEDQENGFVGNMQQRGSIIATGRQTQQAQASNMLTSNSQAVKLDLVNSAAETHQLVSPLRNVNPNGGSLMGHVSAVGEHETIASPQQTRTSPPIPGPMLLEALMPPQTVPPLTTNGPPSVSPPASVVQEPTSNDSLLTTINAALLPPMQEPPVSATTSNSTVSVPSHNPLQVANEAMPTAADHMPQIQGLIQQDVVAMQQVQQVEQVVAQAQQQVEQVVAQAQQQAVQAVQQAQQQVVQHVVQHAQVVQKAVQHVQAVQQVQVPAVQQAVQQATQEVVQQAVQQATQEVVQQVQAVQQAVQQAQAAQAMQQAVQQDIGSMLNQPAGFVAEASSALASGAAQEPSQQRLTTAAEQAINSVITNATKDIINNRPITTTTAHAIIATKNILNSVATQSAQLMNSAMEGILPKSPSSQNNMVEQVASKSPPVAMPVTPNRQNVNTPISNAPSNGAGATIRKQEDARTIVQELTSMSEHDLLSYINPSCFDSQSGFLM; via the exons GTAGCAATGCAGGAGGACGATCGTCAGCGGTGACAGGATCGGTCCAAAGGAGCACCGTCACGTCGAGCAATCGTGCACATTCCGCCAGCAGGAGGATCAGCcatcagcagcaacagcagcagccccagcagaagcctcagcagcagcaacaatcgAGGATACCCCTGGTGGGATCCTTGCGGGGCTCGGATGACCACGGGTCAAGGGCCAGCTCGGCACAAGACGCTTGTGACAACTCGAACGATTCTGGGCTGGGCTTTGAGGAGCGCCAGCAGCATCTGACGAACGCGAAC GCTTGGAACGGCGCCGGCGAGGAGGACTCGAAGAGGAGGAAGATGGACATCAAGCTGGAGTCCGAGGACGCGAACTTCGCGTTCCCCGACGTAGCGCACAGCAACGGCGCCGAGGGGAAGACGAACGGGAGGAGCACGTCGAACGGGATCGGCCTGACGACGATCGCCACAGCCAGGAACGGGGGCGGAACGGGGAGGGTGATCGAGGTAGCCAGGTCACGCGCCATGGGGGTCCTCGCGAAGAGACCGACGACACATCAGGGACCCCTCACTCTCACTTCTCAACTAT GTAGCGTCTCCGCGGATGGAAAGGTCCAGCTGCAGATCATCTGCCAGCCAGAGCAGCAGCATCGGGCGCGCTATCAAACCGAGGGGTCCAGGGGAGCAGTGAAGGATCGCACTGGAAATGGATTTCCTATTGTACGACTGGTCGGGTACGATAAACCGACGACACTCCAGGTTTTCATCGGCACAGATCTCGGTCGTGTCGCGCCACACATGTTCTATCAAGCTTGCCGCGTCAGCGGGAAGAACTCGACGCCGTGCGTCGAGCGCAAGATCGATGGAACCATCGTGATCGAGGTGGACATGGACCCAACCAAAGACATGATGGTCACCTGCGACTGCGTCGGTATCCTGAAGGAAAGGAACGTGGACGTGGAGCACAGATTTCCACAGGAGGCAGGGATCCTTCAAGGTCGCAGCAAGAAGAAGTCGACTCGCTGCCGCATGGTCTTCCGCACGACGATCACCCATCCTGATGCCACCACTGAGACTCTGCAAGTCTGCTCCCAGCCCATTGTCTGCA CTCAGCCCCCAGGCATCCCCGAAATCTGCAAGAAGTCGCTCACCTCTTGTCCCTGTACTGGCGGCTTGGAGCTCTTCATCCTCGGCAAGAACTTCCTGAAGGACACTCGTGTGGTGTTCCAGCTGGACAACGACGACCTGTCGAGCAGCTTGGAACCCCACTGGGAGTGCGCAGTACTACCTGATAAAGAGTTCCTGCAACAGACGCATTTAGTATGCGTCGTTCCTGCGTACAGACGGCAAGATCTAGCGCCCTCGGAAACAGTCAGCGTGAAATTGTACGCCGTGTCTTCAGGGAAGACCAGCGAGCCTCACACGTTCCTTTATACCGCGGCGTCCACGCCACCAGAACCATCGGTGGGCAAAGTCGAGCCCATCAGTCCGCCTCTCTCCACCACGAACGGTGAAACTACTCTAGCAACGTCTCCTGCAGCAGTGTCTCTAACTACAGGTGTAGCGCCAAACA CTCTGATTACTCAAGCAGCCGCAGGAACGGCGAACTTCTTATCAACGATGCAACCTCAGCAACAGGCACAGCAGAACACAGAAGCGCTTAAGAACGATCCAAGTCCTCCGCCAGTCACGGCGCCGTCTCAGGTAACGCCAGTGATGATGTGGGCAGCGCAGAGTCCGAGCTGCCAAAATTCACCGCCCGACGTGATGATGCCACCGCCAGCCATGGTAGCGAATCCACTTCTGAGCCGTAGATCGTCGTCGAACCTCCAGCTGATCCTTCCCGACAACCTGAAGACCGAGGTGCTGGACGAGAACAGCGAGAACAGTATGATCAGCGAGAACAGCATGCAAAGCATACCGACTCCCACTGCGAATGGCTCGTCAGGCACGAGCCCTTTGCAGCAGCTCGTGAACGAGAGCCCGAGGGAACCGTCGCAGACTAACATGATCAGGTCTGTGAGCGTCGCAGCGAACGGCTCGCCCGTGTCTGAGGCAGTCAGCCTCCTCGGCGTGGTCGATCTGATGCGGAACCAGCACTCGTTGTCGATGGTGACGCACCAGAACGCGTTCGGAG GCAGTCCTAACGGAAGTCTTCAGGGTGGCGGTGTCGTTGACCTCCGCATGAAACACCACCAGTCAGAGTTCGGCGCTCTGCCGAACTTCACTGGCACGCCGAATGGACAGCCGTTGCCCGCGCAGAGCGGCCATAGCGTGGAGAAATACCTGAACCATATCGAGTCCAAAGAGCCTGAGGATCAAGAGAACGGATTCGTAGGTAATATGCAGCAACGAGGTTCCATAATCGCCACGGGCAGGCAGACGCAGCAGGCGCAGGCTTCCAACATGCTGACATCGAATAGCCAAGCTGTGAAGTTAGATCTCGTTAATTCTGCCGCGGAGACTCATCAGTTAGTGTCGCCTCTGCGCAATGTGAATCCCAATGGCGGCTCGTTGATGGGTCACGTCTCTGCTGTCGGCGAGCATGAAACGATAGCTAGCCCCCAGCAGACCAGAACTAGCCCACCAATCCCTGGCCCGATGCTCCTTGAGGCGCTCATGCCGCCTCAAACTGTTCCACCTTTGACAACCAATGGACCTCCATCCGTCTCTCCTCCTGCGTCGGTCGTTCAGGAACCGACTAGTAACGACAGTTTGCTGACGACGATCAACGCTGCCCTCCTGCCACCGATGCAGGAGCCGCCTGTCTCTGCCACTACCTCCAATTCTACTGTTAGCGTACCATCTCACAATCCCCTGCAAGTAGCGAACGAGGCCATGCCCACGGCAGCAGACCATATGCCTCAGATTCAGGGTCTCATTCAGCAGGACGTGGTAGCGATGCAGCAGGTGCAGCAAGTGGAGCAAGTCGTGGCTCAGGCGCAGCAGCAGGTCGAGCAAGTGGTCGCCCAGGCGCAGCAGCAGGCTGTGCAGGCTGTGCAGCAGGCGCAGCAGCAGGTTGTCCAGCACGTGGTGCAGCATGCGCAGGTTGTCCAGAAGGCTGTGCAGCACGTGCAAGCGGTCCAGCAAGTCCAGGTGCCAGCGGTTCAGCAGGCTGTGCAGCAGGCGACTCAGGAGGTGGTTCAACAAGCAGTGCAGCAGGCGACTCAGGAGGTGGTGCAGCAGGTTCAGGCGGTCCAGCAAGCTGTGCAGCAGGCGCAAGCCGCGCAGGCGATGCAGCAGGCGGTGCAACAGGATATTGGCTCGATGTTGAACCAACCTGCTGGCTTTGTAGCGGAGGCTAGCTCTGCGCTCGCGAGCGGTGCGGCGCAGGAGCCGTCGCAGCAGAGATTAACCACTGCCGCGGAGCAGGCGATTAATAGTGTGATTACTAATGCTACTAAGGACATCATCAACAACCGACCCATCACCACGACAACCGCTCATGCCATCATCGCGACCAAGAACATATTGAACAGCGTGGCCACTCAGAGTGCTCAGTTAATGAACAGTGCTATGGAGGGGATTCTGCCCAAGTCTCCCTCCAGCCAGAATAATATGGTTGAACAGGTCGCGAGTAAGTCACCGCCAGTTGCCATGCCCGTGACCCCTAATAGACAGAATGTGAACACTCCCATATCGAATGCGCCGAGCAATGGAGCTGGGGCGACGATTAGGAAACAGGAGGATGCAAGAACTATAGTCCAAGAGCTAACCTCTATGTCGGAGCATGACCTGTTGAGCTATATAAATCCGAGTTGTTTCGATTCTCAAAGCGGCTTTCTTATGTAG
- the Nfat gene encoding nuclear factor of activated T cells 3 isoform X3 produces the protein MAPDLEKKRQELRRANSVSGEPSHERLQMLLQLRCTGNALIEPYRHGSNAGGRSSAVTGSVQRSTVTSSNRAHSASRRISHQQQQQQPQQKPQQQQQSRIPLVGSLRGSDDHGSRASSAQDACDNSNDSGLGFEERQQHLTNANAWNGAGEEDSKRRKMDIKLESEDANFAFPDVAHSNGAEGKTNGRSTSNGIGLTTIATARNGGGTGRVIEVARSRAMGVLAKRPTTHQGPLTLTSQLCSVSADGKVQLQIICQPEQQHRARYQTEGSRGAVKDRTGNGFPIVRLVGYDKPTTLQVFIGTDLGRVAPHMFYQACRVSGKNSTPCVERKIDGTIVIEVDMDPTKDMMVTCDCVGILKERNVDVEHRFPQEAGILQGRSKKKSTRCRMVFRTTITHPDATTETLQVCSQPIVCTQPPGIPEICKKSLTSCPCTGGLELFILGKNFLKDTRVVFQLDNDDLSSSLEPHWECAVLPDKEFLQQTHLVCVVPAYRRQDLAPSETVSVKLYAVSSGKTSEPHTFLYTAASTPPEPSVGKVEPISPPLSTTNGETTLATSPAAVSLTTGVAPNTLITQAAAGTANFLSTMQPQQQAQQNTEALKNDPSPPPVTAPSQVTPVMMWAAQSPSCQNSPPDVMMPPPAMVANPLLSRRSSSNLQLILPDNLKTEVLDENSENSMISENSMQSIPTPTANGSSGTSPLQQLVNESPREPSQTNMIRSVSVAANGSPVSEAVSLLGVVDLMRNQHSLSMVTHQNAFGEGSPNGSLQGGGVVDLRMKHHQSEFGALPNFTGTPNGQPLPAQSGHSVEKYLNHIESKEPEDQENGFVGNMQQRGSIIATGRQTQQAQASNMLTSNSQAVKLDLVNSAAETHQLVSPLRNVNPNGGSLMGHVSAVGEHETIASPQQTRTSPPIPGPMLLEALMPPQTVPPLTTNGPPSVSPPASVVQEPTSNDSLLTTINAALLPPMQEPPVSATTSNSTVSVPSHNPLQVANEAMPTAADHMPQIQGLIQQDVVAMQQVQQVEQVVAQAQQQVEQVVAQAQQQAVQAVQQAQQQVVQHVVQHAQVVQKAVQHVQAVQQVQVPAVQQAVQQATQEVVQQAVQQATQEVVQQVQAVQQAVQQAQAAQAMQQAVQQDIGSMLNQPAGFVAEASSALASGAAQEPSQQRLTTAAEQAINSVITNATKDIINNRPITTTTAHAIIATKNILNSVATQSAQLMNSAMEGILPKSPSSQNNMVEQVASKSPPVAMPVTPNRQNVNTPISNAPSNGAGATIRKQEDARTIVQELTSMSEHDLLSYINPSCFDSQSGFLM, from the exons GTAGCAATGCAGGAGGACGATCGTCAGCGGTGACAGGATCGGTCCAAAGGAGCACCGTCACGTCGAGCAATCGTGCACATTCCGCCAGCAGGAGGATCAGCcatcagcagcaacagcagcagccccagcagaagcctcagcagcagcaacaatcgAGGATACCCCTGGTGGGATCCTTGCGGGGCTCGGATGACCACGGGTCAAGGGCCAGCTCGGCACAAGACGCTTGTGACAACTCGAACGATTCTGGGCTGGGCTTTGAGGAGCGCCAGCAGCATCTGACGAACGCGAAC GCTTGGAACGGCGCCGGCGAGGAGGACTCGAAGAGGAGGAAGATGGACATCAAGCTGGAGTCCGAGGACGCGAACTTCGCGTTCCCCGACGTAGCGCACAGCAACGGCGCCGAGGGGAAGACGAACGGGAGGAGCACGTCGAACGGGATCGGCCTGACGACGATCGCCACAGCCAGGAACGGGGGCGGAACGGGGAGGGTGATCGAGGTAGCCAGGTCACGCGCCATGGGGGTCCTCGCGAAGAGACCGACGACACATCAGGGACCCCTCACTCTCACTTCTCAACTAT GTAGCGTCTCCGCGGATGGAAAGGTCCAGCTGCAGATCATCTGCCAGCCAGAGCAGCAGCATCGGGCGCGCTATCAAACCGAGGGGTCCAGGGGAGCAGTGAAGGATCGCACTGGAAATGGATTTCCTATTGTACGACTGGTCGGGTACGATAAACCGACGACACTCCAGGTTTTCATCGGCACAGATCTCGGTCGTGTCGCGCCACACATGTTCTATCAAGCTTGCCGCGTCAGCGGGAAGAACTCGACGCCGTGCGTCGAGCGCAAGATCGATGGAACCATCGTGATCGAGGTGGACATGGACCCAACCAAAGACATGATGGTCACCTGCGACTGCGTCGGTATCCTGAAGGAAAGGAACGTGGACGTGGAGCACAGATTTCCACAGGAGGCAGGGATCCTTCAAGGTCGCAGCAAGAAGAAGTCGACTCGCTGCCGCATGGTCTTCCGCACGACGATCACCCATCCTGATGCCACCACTGAGACTCTGCAAGTCTGCTCCCAGCCCATTGTCTGCA CTCAGCCCCCAGGCATCCCCGAAATCTGCAAGAAGTCGCTCACCTCTTGTCCCTGTACTGGCGGCTTGGAGCTCTTCATCCTCGGCAAGAACTTCCTGAAGGACACTCGTGTGGTGTTCCAGCTGGACAACGACGACCTGTCGAGCAGCTTGGAACCCCACTGGGAGTGCGCAGTACTACCTGATAAAGAGTTCCTGCAACAGACGCATTTAGTATGCGTCGTTCCTGCGTACAGACGGCAAGATCTAGCGCCCTCGGAAACAGTCAGCGTGAAATTGTACGCCGTGTCTTCAGGGAAGACCAGCGAGCCTCACACGTTCCTTTATACCGCGGCGTCCACGCCACCAGAACCATCGGTGGGCAAAGTCGAGCCCATCAGTCCGCCTCTCTCCACCACGAACGGTGAAACTACTCTAGCAACGTCTCCTGCAGCAGTGTCTCTAACTACAGGTGTAGCGCCAAACA CTCTGATTACTCAAGCAGCCGCAGGAACGGCGAACTTCTTATCAACGATGCAACCTCAGCAACAGGCACAGCAGAACACAGAAGCGCTTAAGAACGATCCAAGTCCTCCGCCAGTCACGGCGCCGTCTCAGGTAACGCCAGTGATGATGTGGGCAGCGCAGAGTCCGAGCTGCCAAAATTCACCGCCCGACGTGATGATGCCACCGCCAGCCATGGTAGCGAATCCACTTCTGAGCCGTAGATCGTCGTCGAACCTCCAGCTGATCCTTCCCGACAACCTGAAGACCGAGGTGCTGGACGAGAACAGCGAGAACAGTATGATCAGCGAGAACAGCATGCAAAGCATACCGACTCCCACTGCGAATGGCTCGTCAGGCACGAGCCCTTTGCAGCAGCTCGTGAACGAGAGCCCGAGGGAACCGTCGCAGACTAACATGATCAGGTCTGTGAGCGTCGCAGCGAACGGCTCGCCCGTGTCTGAGGCAGTCAGCCTCCTCGGCGTGGTCGATCTGATGCGGAACCAGCACTCGTTGTCGATGGTGACGCACCAGAACGCGTTCGGAG AAGGCAGTCCTAACGGAAGTCTTCAGGGTGGCGGTGTCGTTGACCTCCGCATGAAACACCACCAGTCAGAGTTCGGCGCTCTGCCGAACTTCACTGGCACGCCGAATGGACAGCCGTTGCCCGCGCAGAGCGGCCATAGCGTGGAGAAATACCTGAACCATATCGAGTCCAAAGAGCCTGAGGATCAAGAGAACGGATTCGTAGGTAATATGCAGCAACGAGGTTCCATAATCGCCACGGGCAGGCAGACGCAGCAGGCGCAGGCTTCCAACATGCTGACATCGAATAGCCAAGCTGTGAAGTTAGATCTCGTTAATTCTGCCGCGGAGACTCATCAGTTAGTGTCGCCTCTGCGCAATGTGAATCCCAATGGCGGCTCGTTGATGGGTCACGTCTCTGCTGTCGGCGAGCATGAAACGATAGCTAGCCCCCAGCAGACCAGAACTAGCCCACCAATCCCTGGCCCGATGCTCCTTGAGGCGCTCATGCCGCCTCAAACTGTTCCACCTTTGACAACCAATGGACCTCCATCCGTCTCTCCTCCTGCGTCGGTCGTTCAGGAACCGACTAGTAACGACAGTTTGCTGACGACGATCAACGCTGCCCTCCTGCCACCGATGCAGGAGCCGCCTGTCTCTGCCACTACCTCCAATTCTACTGTTAGCGTACCATCTCACAATCCCCTGCAAGTAGCGAACGAGGCCATGCCCACGGCAGCAGACCATATGCCTCAGATTCAGGGTCTCATTCAGCAGGACGTGGTAGCGATGCAGCAGGTGCAGCAAGTGGAGCAAGTCGTGGCTCAGGCGCAGCAGCAGGTCGAGCAAGTGGTCGCCCAGGCGCAGCAGCAGGCTGTGCAGGCTGTGCAGCAGGCGCAGCAGCAGGTTGTCCAGCACGTGGTGCAGCATGCGCAGGTTGTCCAGAAGGCTGTGCAGCACGTGCAAGCGGTCCAGCAAGTCCAGGTGCCAGCGGTTCAGCAGGCTGTGCAGCAGGCGACTCAGGAGGTGGTTCAACAAGCAGTGCAGCAGGCGACTCAGGAGGTGGTGCAGCAGGTTCAGGCGGTCCAGCAAGCTGTGCAGCAGGCGCAAGCCGCGCAGGCGATGCAGCAGGCGGTGCAACAGGATATTGGCTCGATGTTGAACCAACCTGCTGGCTTTGTAGCGGAGGCTAGCTCTGCGCTCGCGAGCGGTGCGGCGCAGGAGCCGTCGCAGCAGAGATTAACCACTGCCGCGGAGCAGGCGATTAATAGTGTGATTACTAATGCTACTAAGGACATCATCAACAACCGACCCATCACCACGACAACCGCTCATGCCATCATCGCGACCAAGAACATATTGAACAGCGTGGCCACTCAGAGTGCTCAGTTAATGAACAGTGCTATGGAGGGGATTCTGCCCAAGTCTCCCTCCAGCCAGAATAATATGGTTGAACAGGTCGCGAGTAAGTCACCGCCAGTTGCCATGCCCGTGACCCCTAATAGACAGAATGTGAACACTCCCATATCGAATGCGCCGAGCAATGGAGCTGGGGCGACGATTAGGAAACAGGAGGATGCAAGAACTATAGTCCAAGAGCTAACCTCTATGTCGGAGCATGACCTGTTGAGCTATATAAATCCGAGTTGTTTCGATTCTCAAAGCGGCTTTCTTATGTAG